The Catellatospora citrea DNA segment GGACCTGGTCCGGCTCACCGCCGCCGCGCACCGCGCCGGGCGCAGCGGGCCGCTGCCGGAGCTGGCGTTCTTCTTCAAGGACCCGCTCGGCGACGTCGAGCACGGGCTGACCGCCCAGTTCGACGCGCTGGTCCGGATGGTCGAGGGCCTGGCGTGACCGCGCTGACCGAGGCGCAGCGCGCCGCGGCGCTGCCGGCCGCCCGCGCCCTGCGCGCCGCCCAGGGCCGCCGTGTGCCCGCCCGCCGTTCGGCCGATGCCCGCCAGCCGAACGCTTACCAGCCGCCGGACGTAGATCTTGCGCGGTCGAGGTCGCCGAGGCGATCCGAAGCGCACCGGCCTCACCGTGGTGGAGCGCCGACGGCCCGCGTGGCGGGCGTCGAGCCAGGGCCGTCCGGTCGCGCGATCGACACGGGGCGGCCCGGTCCGGGCAGCCGCTGGGTCGCCCTGCTGCGGGACGTCGCCGAGCTGGTGCGCGCGCCCGCAGCCCTGTCGGTCCCGGGCGATGTCATCGCCGGAGCGGCCGCCGCCGGAACGCTGAACCGGCGCACGCCGGGGCTGGCGGCGGCGTCGGTGTGCCTGTACTGGGCGGGCATGGCGGCCAACGACTGGGCCGATCGGGAGCTCGACGCCGTCGAGCGCCCGGAGCGGCCGATCCCCAGCGGCCGGGTGTCGCCCCGGACCGCGCTCGGCCTGGCCGCCGGGCTCACCGCCGCCGGGGTGGGGCTGGCCGCGTGGGCGGGCGGCCGCCGCGGCCTGGCCACGGCGGTGCCGCTGGCCGCCACCGTGTGGGCGTACGACGTGAAGGCGAAGAACACCGCGGCCGGTCCCGCCGTGATGGCCGCCTGCCGGGGCCTGGACGTGCTGCTCGGCGCGTCGACCGGCCGGGCCGCGAAGGCGGTGCCCGCGGCGCTGACCGTCGCCGCGCACACGTACACCGTCACGGCGCTGTCGCGGCGCGAGGTGTCGGGCGCGGACGCGAAGCTGCCCGTGGCGACGCTCGCGGGCACGGTGGCCGTCGCCGCGACCGCGGCCGGGGCCACCCGCGCCAAGGGCTGGCGGGCCGTGCTGCCCGTGGCGCTGGCGGGCTGGTATCTCACCCACTACGGCCGGGCGCAGGCACGCGCCGCCGCGCAGCCGGACGCGGCCCGGGTCCGCGCCGCCGTCGGCTCGGGCATCACCGGCCTGCCCACGTTGCAGGGCACGCTGGCCGCCCGCACCGGGGCAGGTGTCACGGGGCTCGCCCTCGCCGCTCTCGCGCCGCTGGCCCGGCGCCTGGTCCGGAGGATCTCGGCCACATGAACCTGCGCTTCGGGTACGGCACCAACGGCTTCGCCAACCACCGTCTCGGCGACGCGCTGGCCGTGCTCGCCGACCTCGGCTACGACGGCGTCGCGCTCACCCTCGACCACCACCACCTCGACCCGTACGCCCCGGGTCTGGCCCGCCGGGTCTCCGGCCTGGCCACCCGGCTGATGGAGCTGGGCCTGTCCGTGGTGATCGAGACGGGGGCGCGCTACCTGCTCGATCCGCGCCGCAAGCACGCGCCGACGCTGCTGCACGACGAGC contains these protein-coding regions:
- a CDS encoding SCO3242 family prenyltransferase, whose product is MDTGRPGPGSRWVALLRDVAELVRAPAALSVPGDVIAGAAAAGTLNRRTPGLAAASVCLYWAGMAANDWADRELDAVERPERPIPSGRVSPRTALGLAAGLTAAGVGLAAWAGGRRGLATAVPLAATVWAYDVKAKNTAAGPAVMAACRGLDVLLGASTGRAAKAVPAALTVAAHTYTVTALSRREVSGADAKLPVATLAGTVAVAATAAGATRAKGWRAVLPVALAGWYLTHYGRAQARAAAQPDAARVRAAVGSGITGLPTLQGTLAARTGAGVTGLALAALAPLARRLVRRISAT